A stretch of the Spirochaetota bacterium genome encodes the following:
- the rplL gene encoding 50S ribosomal protein L7/L12 codes for MTKEVFIEAIKQMTVVELNELVKAIEQEFGVSAAAPMMMAAAAPTVAATEAAPEKTEFDVYIKNVGDKKIEVIKVIRQITNLGLKEAKDLAEDSSKPVAKGVSKEEAQKIKKQLEEAGAQVELK; via the coding sequence ATGACTAAAGAAGTTTTTATTGAGGCTATTAAACAAATGACTGTTGTAGAATTAAATGAGCTAGTTAAAGCTATTGAACAAGAATTTGGGGTTTCAGCAGCAGCGCCAATGATGATGGCAGCAGCAGCTCCAACTGTAGCAGCAACTGAAGCAGCACCAGAAAAAACAGAGTTCGATGTTTATATTAAAAATGTTGGGGATAAGAAAATTGAAGTTATAAAGGTAATTAGACAAATAACTAATTTAGGCTTAAAAGAAGCAAAAGATTTAGCTGAAGATTCATCCAAACCTGTTGCAAAAGGTGTATCGAAAGAAGAAGCTCAAAAAATTAAAAAACAATTGGAAGAAGCTGGTGCTCAAGTTGAACTTAAATAG
- the rpoB gene encoding DNA-directed RNA polymerase subunit beta, with translation MKKNPVRHLIENKGEEIFEYPYLLELQKKSYEFFLQRDRKLNNLPLENQGLEYLFRTIFPIESQTRNMVLEYVEYTIGEPKYTENEARKKGKTYAVPIKARINLVLKDTGEVKSQEIYFGEFPLMTSNGTFIINGAERVVVSQIHRSPGVVFSYSEKDYEFNARLSPDKGSWLEFLIDEKKEIMHVRIDKKRKILVTTFLRVIGFENNEKIIEALHEVKEVEVNESIENRYSAQDVIVETDFGPEKILAAGKKISFTDIMSLKEYNIEKVKVVELNSDKFISSEVILNTLQKETFEKSAENPLKSEMSKDEAINKVFNIIRPGEPALIEAAEKEILDMFFDPKRYDLGRVGRFKINKKYGYEENITTLALTKQDIINTIIYLEKIFERKYKPDDIDHLSNRRVRGVGELFLNQLKKAFARIEKVALERMQTCDPDTIQPVDILSIKPISAVINEFFGTSQLSQYMDQTNPLTELTHKRRLNALGPGGLSRDRAGFAVRDVHHSHYGRICPIETPEGQNIGLIVSLTTYGRKNDYGFLETPYRKVENGVVTNKIEYLTAIEEERYYIAQSLEEIDENGRFKNQFVNARYKGEYVSVERDLINYIDVSPRQVFSVSTSLIPFLEHNDANRALMGSNMQRQAVPLICPESPYIGTGLEYVVARDSGVIVTARRSGEVIYVTNSIIKILPDNRKNDKDIDVYELMKFFRTNQDTVYNQKPIVKVGQRVSEGEVIADGPSTQNGELALGRNLKVAFMPWYGYNFEDAIVISERVVKEDLLTSIHIKEFQIEVRETKLGKEKITREIPNVSESDIKDLDEEGIIRIGARVGSNSILVGKVTPKGHEDLTPEYRLVKSIFGEKASDVKDTSLRLPHGVEGNVINVIRLRRSEGEDLEAGVEEIVKVYVAVKRKISVGDKLSGRHGNKGVISKILPEQDMPFLPDGTPVDIVLNPLGVPSRMNLGQLLEASLGWVCEKLGVKVAVPVFQSVSWDKIQEMLKECNLPNTSKTILYNGLTGEPFEQEVMVGNIYILKLTHMVDDKVHARSTGNYSLVTQQPLGGKAQFGGQRLGEMEVWALEAYGASYTLHEFLTQKSDDRTGRNNLYHAIVKGKVIPPPGVPEAFNVMIQELKGLCLDITIYDENDKIIPLFEKDNDINEQKKQQSSQIF, from the coding sequence ATGAAAAAAAATCCTGTAAGACATCTTATTGAAAATAAGGGGGAAGAAATTTTTGAATATCCATATCTTTTGGAGCTTCAGAAAAAATCATATGAATTTTTTTTACAAAGAGATAGAAAGTTAAATAATTTACCTCTTGAAAATCAGGGTCTTGAATATCTCTTTAGAACTATTTTTCCTATTGAATCCCAAACAAGAAATATGGTTCTTGAATATGTTGAATATACAATTGGAGAGCCTAAATATACCGAGAATGAAGCTAGAAAAAAGGGGAAAACTTATGCTGTTCCTATAAAAGCTCGGATTAATTTAGTTTTGAAAGATACTGGAGAGGTTAAAAGTCAAGAAATATATTTTGGTGAATTTCCTTTAATGACTTCAAATGGTACATTTATTATTAATGGAGCTGAAAGAGTAGTTGTTAGTCAAATTCATAGATCTCCAGGTGTTGTTTTTTCTTACTCAGAGAAAGATTATGAATTTAATGCAAGACTCTCTCCTGATAAAGGTTCATGGCTTGAGTTTTTGATTGATGAAAAAAAAGAAATAATGCATGTAAGAATTGATAAAAAAAGAAAGATTTTGGTTACCACATTTTTAAGAGTAATTGGGTTTGAAAATAATGAAAAAATAATAGAAGCCCTTCATGAAGTAAAAGAAGTTGAAGTAAATGAATCCATAGAAAATAGATATTCTGCTCAAGATGTTATTGTAGAAACAGATTTTGGCCCTGAAAAAATATTAGCTGCAGGGAAAAAAATTTCATTTACAGATATAATGTCTTTGAAAGAATATAATATTGAAAAAGTTAAGGTAGTTGAATTAAATTCTGATAAATTTATAAGTTCCGAAGTAATATTAAATACATTACAGAAAGAGACATTTGAAAAGTCAGCAGAAAATCCATTAAAATCTGAGATGTCTAAAGATGAAGCAATAAATAAAGTATTTAATATAATTAGACCCGGCGAACCTGCATTGATTGAAGCTGCTGAAAAAGAGATTCTTGATATGTTTTTTGATCCTAAAAGGTATGATCTTGGTAGAGTTGGTAGATTTAAAATAAATAAAAAATATGGTTATGAAGAAAATATTACAACTTTAGCTTTAACAAAACAAGATATAATTAATACAATAATTTATTTAGAAAAAATATTTGAAAGAAAATATAAACCAGATGATATTGACCATTTATCAAATAGAAGAGTGAGAGGAGTTGGGGAGTTATTTTTAAATCAACTTAAAAAAGCATTTGCTAGAATAGAAAAAGTTGCACTTGAAAGAATGCAAACATGTGATCCAGATACTATACAACCTGTTGATATTCTTTCTATTAAACCAATAAGTGCTGTTATTAATGAGTTTTTTGGTACTTCCCAATTATCTCAGTATATGGATCAAACCAATCCATTAACGGAACTGACTCATAAAAGAAGATTAAATGCTCTTGGTCCAGGTGGTTTATCTAGAGATAGAGCCGGTTTTGCAGTAAGAGATGTTCATCATTCCCACTACGGTAGAATATGTCCTATTGAAACTCCAGAAGGCCAAAACATAGGTTTGATTGTTTCATTAACAACTTATGGTAGAAAAAATGATTATGGTTTTTTAGAGACCCCATATAGAAAAGTTGAAAATGGTGTAGTTACCAATAAAATTGAGTATTTAACTGCTATTGAAGAAGAAAGATATTATATTGCACAATCACTTGAAGAGATTGATGAAAATGGTAGATTCAAGAATCAATTTGTAAATGCTAGATACAAAGGAGAGTATGTTTCAGTAGAAAGAGACCTTATTAATTATATAGATGTTTCTCCAAGACAGGTATTTTCAGTTTCTACCTCATTAATTCCATTTCTTGAACATAATGATGCGAATAGAGCTCTTATGGGTTCTAACATGCAGAGACAAGCTGTTCCTCTAATTTGTCCAGAATCACCATATATTGGTACTGGATTAGAATATGTAGTTGCTAGAGATTCTGGAGTTATTGTAACAGCAAGGAGAAGTGGTGAGGTTATTTATGTTACAAATAGTATAATTAAAATATTACCTGATAATAGAAAAAATGATAAAGATATTGATGTATATGAATTAATGAAATTTTTTAGAACAAACCAGGATACTGTATATAATCAAAAACCTATTGTAAAAGTTGGTCAAAGAGTATCAGAGGGTGAGGTTATTGCGGATGGACCATCTACTCAAAATGGAGAACTTGCCTTAGGTAGAAATCTTAAGGTAGCTTTTATGCCCTGGTATGGTTATAATTTCGAGGATGCTATTGTAATTTCAGAAAGAGTTGTTAAAGAAGATCTATTAACTTCAATTCATATTAAAGAATTTCAAATAGAAGTAAGAGAAACTAAGCTTGGAAAAGAAAAAATTACAAGAGAAATTCCAAATGTATCTGAATCTGATATTAAAGATTTAGATGAAGAAGGGATAATTAGAATTGGAGCTAGAGTTGGGTCAAACTCAATATTGGTAGGGAAGGTTACTCCAAAAGGACATGAAGACCTTACTCCAGAATATAGGCTTGTAAAATCAATATTTGGAGAGAAGGCATCAGATGTTAAAGATACATCTTTAAGACTTCCACATGGAGTTGAAGGTAATGTTATAAATGTAATAAGATTAAGAAGATCAGAAGGAGAAGATTTAGAAGCAGGAGTTGAAGAAATAGTAAAAGTTTATGTTGCAGTAAAAAGAAAAATATCGGTTGGAGATAAATTATCAGGAAGACATGGTAATAAAGGAGTAATATCAAAAATATTACCAGAACAAGATATGCCATTTTTACCAGATGGTACACCAGTTGATATAGTATTAAATCCACTTGGGGTGCCTTCTAGAATGAATCTTGGACAGTTACTTGAAGCAAGTCTTGGGTGGGTTTGTGAAAAATTAGGAGTTAAAGTTGCTGTTCCTGTATTCCAATCAGTTTCTTGGGATAAAATTCAGGAAATGTTAAAAGAGTGTAATTTACCAAATACTTCTAAAACTATTCTATATAATGGATTAACTGGTGAACCATTTGAACAAGAAGTGATGGTTGGAAATATCTATATATTAAAGTTAACACATATGGTTGATGATAAAGTTCATGCAAGATCCACTGGAAACTATTCTTTAGTTACTCAACAACCTTTAGGTGGTAAAGCTCAGTTTGGTGGCCAAAGATTGGGTGAAATGGAAGTTTGGGCATTGGAAGCATATGGAGCTTCGTATACTTTACATGAATTTTTAACTCAAAAATCAGATGATAGAACAGGACGAAATAATCTTTATCATGCAATTGTTAAAGGAAAAGTGATTCCACCTCCTGGAGTTCCTGAAGCTTTCAATGTTATGATTCAAGAGTTAAAAGGATTATGTCTCGATATTACTATATACGATGAAAATGACAAAATAATTCCATTATTCGAAAAGGATAATGACATAAATGAACAGAAAAAGCAGCAATCTAGTCAAATATTTTAG
- the rpoC gene encoding DNA-directed RNA polymerase subunit beta' → MLERIGKFSKIKIKLASPEVIKMQSYGEVKKPETINYRTLKPEKDGLFCEKIFGTTKDYECSCGKFKTPKYEGVICDRCGVQVTESKVRRERTGHIVLAAPVAHIWYYKSSPAKIAVLLNIKLKDLHSVLFHEKYIVIDAGDTDLKEKQILVEQEYLEAREKYGISFEAKMGAEAIKELLSKIDLDDEAFYLRQKMIEKGEKCNKKIFKQLELIEDFRRSGNRPEWMILDYIPVIPPDLRPMVQLDGGRFATSDLNDLYRRLIHRNNRLKRLMKMHAPEIIIKNEKRLLQDAVDCLFDNSKRKRAIKGPSNRPLKSLSELLRGKQGRFRQNLLGKRVDYSGRSVIVVGPELAIYQAGVPRIMALELFKPFIIQKLMKINGASIKNAKRSIEKGEPIVWDILEEIVYKHPIMLNRAPTLHRLGFQAFEPRLIEGKAIQLPPLVCHAYNADFDGDQMAIHVPLSYEAQIECWLLLLAAKNLLDPANGNPIAWPTKDMVLGLFLLTKENKNIKRPKERYFNNIDEIYFALENKYITYHELIKYKYKNKWIETTAGRVIFNSILPPDFEFINEALPEKKLKSLVFEIFKNYGTYKAAYTLDKMKELGFKYSTLFGCTISAADIIIPEDKYSIIEKTQKEVNKLNEAMKKGQITDDERYNETVRKWSDAKKKIIKKLRTLMEETSGGFNQLNIIVESGARGSITQVAQLAGMRGNMATPSGKIIDIPIKSNFKEGLTVFEYFISTHGARKGLADTALKTADAGYLTRKLIDIAQDVIISEEDCGTINGIVVEALYEGEELKERLSNRITGRFSQEKLFHPITNEQILDINEYITYDKAQYIENLGIKKVKIRSVLTCESKNGICQKCYGENLATNKVVDIGEAVGIIAAQSIGQPGTQLTMRTFHIGGIASTTAAEGLIQYGTPVYLNAIKGTYVEDNDGNLIFLRDGLISINFIYKDISEECKMEIFVKEGEKVIKDTIIGKDIKGNDVYADNIANVAKIKDKLYLISEDIVVNIKCGSKLLTKEGNILDAGQTLIEFDSHNDLIVAEEEGKIKFVDFILDVNYKFNEQNQIRISQILNEKNQPKILIVDPENEEIVKLNYLALPNSIVTVKDNEKVKKGQVIIKIPKGKTTQVDIVSGLPRVNNLFEARSPKNKAVLSIVEGKVKFGEIKRLKRVIYVEDELGHVHEHKIPVNANLKVRDGDYVYAGQELCDGEIDPFDVLQIKGIYDFSAFLLNEIQKVYRGQGVNINDKHISIIIRQMLRKIRVEDVGDTSFVLKQLVDRDEFLDENEKIVANGGVPAKGRPALLGITKASLSIKSFISAASFQETTRVLTNAAIRGEEDPLKGLKENVIVGQRIPAGTGFRDYRFIKIYRNYKGDIEVNLDKIFERKSFIDRTERIS, encoded by the coding sequence ATGCTTGAGAGAATAGGTAAATTTTCAAAAATTAAAATAAAACTTGCTTCACCAGAAGTTATAAAAATGCAATCTTATGGTGAAGTTAAAAAACCAGAAACTATTAATTATAGAACACTTAAACCAGAAAAAGATGGTTTATTTTGTGAAAAAATATTTGGAACAACTAAAGATTATGAATGTTCGTGTGGGAAGTTTAAAACTCCAAAATATGAAGGAGTTATTTGTGATAGGTGTGGTGTTCAAGTAACAGAAAGTAAAGTTAGAAGAGAGAGAACAGGACATATTGTTTTAGCAGCACCAGTTGCACATATATGGTATTATAAAAGTTCTCCAGCTAAAATAGCAGTATTATTAAATATAAAATTGAAGGATTTGCATTCGGTTCTTTTTCATGAAAAATATATTGTGATTGATGCAGGTGATACAGACTTAAAGGAAAAACAGATTTTGGTAGAACAGGAATATCTAGAAGCAAGAGAGAAATATGGAATCTCTTTTGAAGCTAAAATGGGTGCAGAGGCTATAAAAGAATTATTAAGTAAAATAGATCTTGATGATGAAGCATTCTATTTAAGACAAAAGATGATTGAAAAAGGTGAAAAATGCAATAAAAAAATATTTAAACAACTTGAATTGATTGAAGATTTTAGAAGATCTGGTAATAGACCAGAATGGATGATATTAGATTATATTCCTGTTATACCACCAGATTTAAGACCTATGGTTCAATTGGATGGTGGAAGATTTGCAACTTCAGATTTAAATGATTTATATAGAAGATTGATTCATAGAAATAATAGACTAAAGAGATTGATGAAGATGCATGCACCTGAAATAATTATAAAAAATGAAAAAAGATTATTGCAGGATGCTGTTGATTGTCTATTTGACAATTCTAAAAGAAAGAGAGCTATAAAAGGACCAAGTAATCGACCTCTAAAATCTCTTTCTGAATTGTTAAGGGGAAAACAAGGTAGATTTAGGCAAAATCTTTTAGGTAAAAGAGTTGATTATTCAGGAAGATCAGTAATTGTTGTTGGTCCTGAATTGGCTATATATCAGGCAGGTGTACCAAGAATTATGGCTTTGGAATTATTTAAACCATTTATAATTCAAAAATTGATGAAAATAAATGGAGCTTCTATCAAAAATGCTAAAAGATCAATAGAAAAAGGTGAACCTATTGTTTGGGACATTCTAGAAGAAATTGTATATAAACATCCAATAATGCTTAATAGAGCTCCAACATTGCACAGATTAGGATTTCAAGCTTTTGAACCCAGGTTAATAGAGGGAAAAGCTATTCAATTACCACCTCTGGTATGTCATGCCTATAATGCAGATTTTGATGGGGACCAGATGGCTATTCATGTTCCACTCTCATATGAAGCACAAATAGAATGTTGGTTATTACTTTTAGCTGCAAAAAATTTGCTTGATCCTGCAAATGGCAATCCTATAGCATGGCCTACAAAAGATATGGTTTTAGGCTTATTTTTACTAACTAAAGAAAATAAAAATATTAAAAGACCAAAAGAGAGATATTTTAATAATATCGATGAAATATACTTTGCTCTTGAAAATAAATATATTACTTACCATGAACTTATCAAATATAAATACAAGAATAAATGGATAGAAACAACAGCTGGTAGAGTTATTTTTAATTCTATTTTACCTCCAGATTTTGAATTTATAAATGAAGCACTCCCTGAAAAGAAATTAAAAAGCCTTGTATTTGAAATATTTAAAAATTATGGTACTTATAAGGCTGCCTATACACTTGATAAAATGAAAGAGTTGGGTTTTAAATATTCAACTCTTTTTGGATGTACTATTTCTGCTGCAGATATAATTATTCCAGAAGATAAATATTCAATTATAGAAAAAACACAAAAAGAAGTTAACAAACTAAATGAAGCAATGAAAAAAGGTCAAATTACTGATGATGAAAGATATAATGAGACAGTTAGAAAGTGGTCAGATGCTAAAAAGAAAATTATTAAAAAATTAAGAACTTTAATGGAAGAAACAAGTGGTGGATTCAATCAATTAAATATTATTGTAGAATCTGGGGCAAGAGGTTCTATTACTCAAGTAGCACAACTTGCTGGTATGAGGGGAAATATGGCTACCCCTTCTGGAAAGATAATAGATATACCAATTAAATCTAATTTTAAGGAAGGTTTAACAGTATTTGAATATTTCATTTCTACACATGGGGCAAGAAAAGGACTTGCAGATACTGCATTAAAAACTGCAGATGCTGGATATTTAACAAGAAAACTTATTGATATTGCCCAGGATGTAATAATATCTGAGGAAGATTGCGGAACAATAAATGGAATAGTTGTTGAAGCTCTATATGAGGGGGAAGAATTAAAAGAAAGACTTTCTAATAGAATAACTGGAAGATTTTCTCAAGAAAAGTTATTTCATCCTATTACAAATGAACAGATTCTTGATATTAATGAGTATATAACTTATGATAAAGCACAATATATTGAGAATTTAGGTATTAAAAAAGTTAAAATTAGATCAGTGTTAACTTGTGAGTCTAAAAATGGTATATGTCAAAAATGTTATGGTGAAAATCTTGCTACAAATAAAGTTGTAGATATTGGAGAAGCTGTAGGAATAATAGCAGCACAATCGATAGGTCAACCTGGTACTCAACTAACAATGAGAACATTTCATATTGGTGGTATTGCATCAACAACTGCAGCAGAAGGTTTAATACAATATGGAACACCGGTTTATTTAAATGCTATTAAAGGGACTTATGTTGAAGATAATGATGGAAATTTAATCTTTTTAAGAGATGGTTTAATATCAATTAATTTTATTTATAAAGATATATCTGAAGAATGTAAAATGGAGATATTTGTAAAAGAGGGAGAAAAAGTAATAAAAGATACTATTATTGGTAAAGATATTAAAGGTAATGATGTATACGCTGATAATATTGCAAATGTAGCTAAGATTAAAGATAAATTATATCTTATCAGTGAAGATATTGTTGTAAATATTAAATGTGGTTCAAAATTACTTACTAAAGAAGGAAATATTTTAGATGCAGGGCAGACATTGATTGAATTTGATTCACATAATGATTTAATAGTAGCTGAAGAGGAAGGAAAAATTAAATTTGTTGATTTTATTCTTGATGTTAACTATAAATTTAATGAACAAAATCAAATAAGAATATCTCAAATATTAAATGAAAAAAATCAACCAAAAATATTAATTGTAGATCCAGAAAATGAGGAAATTGTTAAATTAAACTATTTAGCTTTACCAAATTCTATTGTAACAGTCAAAGATAATGAAAAAGTTAAAAAAGGACAAGTTATAATAAAAATTCCAAAAGGTAAAACTACTCAAGTAGATATTGTTTCTGGTTTACCAAGAGTTAACAATCTTTTTGAAGCTAGATCCCCTAAAAATAAAGCTGTTTTAAGTATAGTAGAAGGAAAAGTTAAGTTTGGAGAAATAAAAAGACTTAAAAGAGTTATTTATGTAGAAGATGAGCTTGGTCATGTTCATGAACATAAAATACCTGTTAATGCAAATTTAAAAGTTAGGGATGGAGATTATGTTTATGCTGGACAAGAATTATGTGATGGAGAAATAGATCCATTTGATGTTTTACAGATAAAAGGAATATATGATTTTTCAGCTTTTTTACTTAATGAAATACAAAAAGTATATAGAGGACAAGGTGTAAATATTAATGATAAACATATATCTATTATAATAAGACAAATGCTAAGAAAAATTAGAGTAGAAGATGTAGGAGATACATCTTTTGTATTAAAGCAACTTGTTGATAGAGATGAATTTCTTGATGAGAATGAGAAAATTGTTGCAAATGGAGGTGTGCCTGCAAAGGGTAGACCTGCATTGCTAGGTATTACAAAAGCTTCTTTAAGTATAAAATCTTTTATTTCTGCTGCTTCATTTCAAGAAACAACAAGAGTGTTAACTAATGCTGCTATTAGAGGTGAAGAAGATCCTCTAAAGGGATTGAAAGAAAATGTTATAGTTGGTCAAAGAATACCTGCTGGAACAGGATTTAGAGATTATAGATTTATTAAAATTTATAGAAACTATAAAGGAGATATTGAAGTTAATTTAGATAAAATATTTGAAAGGAAATCATTTATAGATAGAACAGAAAGAATTTCTTAA
- the rpsL gene encoding 30S ribosomal protein S12 has product MPTINQLVREGRKKVFKKSKSPALQGNPQKRGVCTRVQTMTPKKPNSALRKIARVRLVNGVEVTAYIPGEGHNLQEHSVVLIRGGRVKDLPGVRYHIIRGTLDCLGVENRKTSRSKYGVKKGK; this is encoded by the coding sequence ATGCCTACTATAAACCAATTAGTTAGAGAAGGAAGAAAGAAAGTATTTAAAAAATCTAAATCTCCTGCATTACAGGGGAATCCTCAAAAAAGAGGAGTGTGTACAAGAGTACAAACTATGACTCCCAAAAAACCAAATTCCGCATTGAGAAAAATAGCTAGAGTTAGATTAGTAAACGGAGTAGAAGTTACAGCATATATTCCGGGAGAAGGTCATAATTTACAAGAACATTCTGTTGTATTAATTAGAGGCGGGAGAGTTAAAGATTTGCCTGGTGTTAGATATCATATTATTAGAGGTACACTTGACTGTCTTGGCGTTGAAAATAGAAAAACATCAAGATCAAAATATGGTGTAAAAAAAGGTAAATAA
- the rpsG gene encoding 30S ribosomal protein S7, producing MGRKKKRIERNIGIDYKYNSKEVMKFINYVMLEGKKNIAYKIVYEAFDIIKEKVHEDPLVVFNKAIENVKPLVEVKSRRIGGSTYQIPVEVPSYRQFFKACNWIINFARERKGKSMAEKLANELIDAYNNVGSAVKKKEDTHKMAEANRAFAHLKW from the coding sequence ATGGGAAGAAAAAAGAAAAGAATTGAAAGGAATATTGGGATAGATTATAAATATAATTCAAAAGAAGTTATGAAGTTTATAAACTATGTTATGCTAGAAGGTAAAAAAAATATTGCATACAAAATAGTATATGAGGCTTTCGATATTATTAAAGAAAAAGTACATGAAGATCCTTTAGTTGTATTTAATAAAGCTATAGAGAATGTTAAGCCTTTAGTAGAAGTAAAATCTAGAAGGATAGGTGGGTCTACATACCAAATTCCTGTTGAGGTTCCATCTTATAGACAATTTTTTAAAGCTTGTAATTGGATAATAAATTTTGCTAGAGAAAGAAAAGGCAAATCTATGGCTGAAAAATTAGCTAATGAATTAATTGATGCATATAATAATGTTGGTTCAGCTGTTAAAAAGAAAGAAGATACTCATAAGATGGCTGAAGCAAATAGAGCTTTTGCTCATTTAAAGTGGTAA
- the fusA gene encoding elongation factor G, whose protein sequence is MKEVDIKMYRNIGIMAHIDAGKTTTSERILYYTGKTYKIGEVHEGTTELDWMEQERERGITITSAATTTFWRDHRINLIDTPGHVDFTVEVERSLRVLDGAIGVFCAVGGVEPQSETVWRQANKYKVPRLIFVNKMDRIGADFFKVESEIIDKLNGIPLPVQIPYGKENNFKGVIDLIKMKAIVWEGEDLGAKYHEDKIPDDLIDIAKQYREKLLERISEIDDIIMEKYLSGESISEEEIKSTIRKGTIQMKFFPMFCGSAFKNKGVQPLLDGVIDYLPSPVDIGKIKGIHPKTRDEIERENSVNQPFCALAFKIMSDPYIGKLTFIRIYSGRLEQGMQVFNSTKEKDERIGRIVLMHANKREEISSAKAGDIVGVIGLKNVQTGDTLCDKNNPIILESMDFPEPVIYIAIEPKTKADYDKLSNGLIKLAEEDPTFKVRVDQESGQTIISGMGELHLEIIVDRLKREHKVEANIGNPQVAYRETIKSSSKVEGKYIKQSGGRGQYGHVVLEVEPLERGKGFEFIDKIVGGRIPKEYIPSVKKGIEDALDNGVIAGYPVTDIKVTLVDGSYHEVDSSDMAFQIAASIGFKDAVRKSNPTILEPIMALEVIVPEEYLGDVMGDINGRRGKITGMKESQMGKIIKAEVPLSSMFGYATLLRSKTQGRGTYTMQFSHYEELPKNLQEQILKK, encoded by the coding sequence ATGAAAGAAGTTGATATTAAGATGTATAGAAATATTGGTATAATGGCTCATATTGATGCAGGTAAAACTACTACTAGCGAAAGGATACTTTATTATACAGGAAAAACATATAAAATTGGAGAAGTTCATGAAGGTACTACAGAACTTGATTGGATGGAACAGGAAAGAGAGAGAGGTATTACAATAACATCTGCAGCAACAACTACCTTTTGGCGAGATCATAGAATAAATTTAATAGATACTCCTGGACATGTAGATTTTACAGTAGAAGTAGAAAGATCATTAAGGGTGTTAGATGGAGCAATTGGTGTATTTTGTGCAGTTGGAGGAGTAGAACCACAATCTGAAACTGTTTGGAGACAGGCTAATAAATATAAGGTCCCTAGGCTTATTTTTGTTAATAAGATGGATAGAATTGGTGCTGATTTTTTCAAAGTTGAAAGTGAGATTATTGATAAGCTAAATGGAATACCTTTACCAGTTCAGATTCCTTATGGTAAAGAAAATAATTTTAAAGGTGTAATAGATTTAATTAAAATGAAAGCTATCGTTTGGGAGGGAGAGGATTTAGGTGCTAAATATCATGAAGATAAAATCCCTGATGACTTAATAGATATTGCTAAACAATATAGAGAAAAATTATTAGAAAGAATTTCAGAAATCGATGATATAATTATGGAAAAATATTTATCTGGAGAGTCTATCAGTGAAGAAGAAATAAAATCAACTATAAGGAAAGGAACAATTCAGATGAAGTTTTTTCCAATGTTTTGTGGATCTGCGTTTAAAAATAAAGGTGTTCAACCATTGTTAGATGGTGTTATAGATTATCTACCTTCACCGGTCGATATAGGTAAGATTAAAGGTATTCATCCAAAGACTAGAGATGAGATAGAAAGAGAAAATTCAGTTAATCAACCTTTTTGTGCATTAGCTTTTAAAATAATGAGTGATCCTTATATTGGTAAATTAACTTTTATAAGAATTTATTCAGGTAGATTAGAGCAAGGTATGCAAGTTTTTAATTCTACAAAAGAAAAAGATGAAAGAATAGGTAGAATTGTTCTTATGCATGCTAATAAAAGAGAAGAAATATCTTCTGCAAAAGCTGGAGATATAGTAGGGGTAATAGGATTAAAAAATGTTCAGACAGGTGATACTTTATGTGATAAAAATAACCCTATAATACTTGAATCTATGGATTTCCCTGAGCCAGTTATTTATATAGCTATTGAACCAAAAACCAAAGCAGATTATGATAAATTAAGTAATGGATTAATAAAATTAGCAGAAGAAGATCCAACATTTAAAGTTAGAGTCGATCAAGAATCTGGACAAACTATTATTTCTGGGATGGGTGAATTACATCTAGAAATTATTGTAGATAGGTTAAAAAGGGAACATAAGGTAGAAGCTAATATTGGAAATCCTCAAGTTGCTTATAGGGAAACAATTAAAAGTAGTTCTAAAGTAGAAGGTAAATATATTAAACAATCAGGTGGTAGAGGGCAATATGGCCATGTTGTACTTGAGGTTGAGCCTCTTGAGAGAGGGAAAGGTTTTGAATTTATAGATAAGATAGTGGGAGGTAGAATACCAAAAGAGTATATACCATCAGTTAAAAAAGGTATCGAAGATGCACTTGATAATGGAGTTATTGCTGGTTATCCAGTTACAGACATTAAAGTAACTTTAGTAGATGGTTCTTATCATGAAGTTGATTCTTCAGATATGGCTTTTCAAATTGCAGCATCAATAGGTTTTAAGGATGCAGTTAGAAAATCAAATCCGACTATACTTGAACCTATAATGGCTTTAGAAGTTATAGTACCTGAAGAATATCTAGGTGATGTTATGGGGGATATAAATGGGCGAAGAGGTAAAATTACTGGAATGAAAGAGTCACAAATGGGAAAAATTATAAAAGCTGAGGTTCCTCTAAGTTCAATGTTTGGCTATGCAACTTTATTAAGATCTAAAACTCAAGGTAGGGGTACTTATACTATGCAATTTTCACATTATGAAGAATTACCTAAAAATCTACAAGAACAAATATTAAAAAAATAG